In a single window of the Anguilla rostrata isolate EN2019 chromosome 6, ASM1855537v3, whole genome shotgun sequence genome:
- the c6h1orf198 gene encoding uncharacterized protein C1orf198 homolog has protein sequence MATATMAGTGSEAHRMEAKKFEYFSSINSMAKKIMLEREKIKEQYGQDWEKMTPNEQDSAIDNGMMDPQIRARYAMHRVEREDIVCYPKLLIQTGQKIVHFGEEDITWQDEHSAPFSWETKSQLDFSLSSTAVPEQGSTSSQSESNVKPNKISQSSQLAKVSQNVKVSNGESLGRKEEESSFWKFSAERSRLEGEKADFQSLTPSQIKSLEKGEKPLPSYLRQESIPKEAEEQPRVTKPRAPRPPAPPPPVPVIAPPAAPPAAISLPPAAPVSVSSTVAGWERAQSTLPSVNTLDDVFTPGPQTKSPALPGASPKESNKAESPLADSPTFSQFNTSNNILKTGFDFLDNW, from the exons ATGGCCACCGCTACCATGGCCGGGACGGGGAGTGAAGCGCACAGGATGGAGGCCAAGAAATTTGAGTATTTTTCTTCTATAAATTCCATGGCGAAGAAGATAATgttagagagggagaaaattaaGGAACAGTACGGACAAGACTGGGAAAAAATGACCCCGAATGAGCAGGATTCGGCCATCGATAATGGAATGATGGATCCTCAAATCAGAGCTAGATATGCTATGCACAGGGTGGAACGGGAAGACATTGTGTGTTATCCGAAGTTGCTCATCCAAACAGGCCAGAAAATCGTACACTTTGGGGAAGAG gacATAACTTGGCAAGATGAACACTCGGCGCCGTTTTCTTGGGAAACTAAG AGCCAGCTGGATTTCAGCCTCAGTTCAACAGCAGTTCCAGAGCAGGGGAGCACCTCCTCACAGTCAGAGTCTAATGTTAAGCCAAACAAAATCTCTCAGAGCAGCCAACTGGCCAAGGTCTCCCAAAACGTGAAGGTTTCCAATGGTGAAAGCCTGGGCAGAAAGGAGGAAGAGTCCTCGTTCTGGAAGTTCAGCGCGGAGAGGTCTCGGCTGGAGGGGGAGAAGGCTGACTTTCAGTCCCTTACTCCAAGCCAAATTAAGTCCCTGGAGAAAGGGGAGAAACCCCTCCCCTCATACCTGAGGCAGGAGTCGATCCCGAAGGAGGCCGAGGAGCAGCCGCGAGTGACCAAGCCGCGAGCCCCGAGACCACCGGCGCCACCGCCCCCGGTGCCCGTTATCGCACCCCCTGCTGCACCCCCTGCTGCAATTAGCCTGCCGCCAGCAGCGCCTGTCAGCGTGTCGTCCACCGTGGCCGGTTGGGAGCGCGCTCAGAGCACACTGCCCTCCGTCAACACTCTGGATGACGTCTTCACCCCAGGCCCGCAAACCAAGTCCCCTGCATTGCCTGGAGCTTCCCCCAAGGAGAGCAATAAGGCGGAGTCTCCCCTGGCCGACAGTCCAACATTCTCTCAG TTCAATACGAGCAACAACATTCTGAAGACAGGCTTCGACTTCTTGGACAACTGGTAA
- the clec11a gene encoding C-type lectin domain family 11 member A produces MAKAAVLATVLCLSTLSLGHPGNGSLENDVGIGSPDSGMPAQHDGPKPLPSPEGEATQETVKGDGDSEEPDPSPASDFENSYNYLLSRLAAMDQAIHRLNVGHYTLDVKMSQLLDRVSRLDGRIGEVEESVQQVLLLSKENRKEVGRLEGCQKGRRIGYKCFLVYRTYESYAGASKLCQERGGRMAMPRDRKEQEALADYAKTFFHPGNWPVWLGINDQRSEGLYLFEDGTRVTYFQWRKHYLSSQPDGGKRENCVAMSSDDGDWWDNYCDRRMHYLCEFDA; encoded by the exons ATGGCAAAAGCAGCCGTCCTTGCTACCGTGCTGTGCCTGTCAACTCTTTCCCTGGGTCACCCTGGGAATGGAAGCCTGGAAAATGACGTGGGAATCGGGAGTCCAGACAGCGGAATGCCAGCGCAG CATGATGGGCCAAAGCCGCTTCCCAGTCCCGAGGGAGAAGCAACTCAGGAGACTGTGAAGGGTGATGGTGACAGTGAGGAACCAGACCCAAGTCCGGCCTCAGACTTTGAGAACAGCTACAATTATCTCT TATCCAGACTGGCGGCCATGGACCAGGCCATTCACAGGTTGAACGTGGGACACTACACCCTGGACGTGAAGATGTCGCAGCTGCTGGACAGGGTTTCCCGGCTGGATGGCAGAATCGGAGAGGTCGAGGAGAGCGTGCAGCAGGTGTTACTCCTCAGCAAGGAGAATCGCAAGGAGGTTGGGCGTCTGGAAG GTTGTCAGAAGGGCCGAAGGATAGGGTATAAGTGCTTCCTGGTGTATCGCACGTATGAGTCATATGCCGGGGCATCGAAGCTGTGCCAGGAGCGGGGCGGCAGGATGGCCATGCCGCGGGACAGGAAGGAGCAGGAGGCCCTGGCCGACTACGCCAAAACCTTCTTCCACCCGGGGAACTGGCCGGTGTGGCTGGGGATCAACGACCAGCGCTCGGAAGGGCTCTACCTGTTCGAGGACGGCACGCGCGTCACCTACTTCCAGTGGCGCAAGCACTACCTGTCCAGCCAGCCAGACGGAGGCAAGCGGGAGAACTGTGTGGCCATGTCCTCGGATGACGGAGACTGGTGGGACAACTACTGTGACCGGCGCATGCACTACCTCTGTGAGTTTGACGCTTGA
- the selenol gene encoding selenoprotein L isoform X1, which produces MASEVKLKDDVLINALSEFVNIGRSILKEAEDECSKGLPQEKVSQTITSMFGLSVAAAGFFNSLSVKNRTEAEELWKTAYHQAEVRDMVEDLLQLEVEWDTFIQRQDTKQQTTDMLLGQGPRAGNLPEDMVFINARTGGTVNLAQYLGKGENLLLFLLRHLAULPURDHLTELETNQGLLDAQSVRVLVVSFDCLEAGQFWLQDTGCKYDMLLDPERKVYTAFGLGTSYIKVYNFNNLLKYAEFIVLSRQFPERPSVCSSDIYQLGGDFVLDEGGRVIYSHPSRGPLERPAVAEILASIAEGPRHSGSQLE; this is translated from the exons ATGGCCAGTGAAGTTAAACTAAAGGATGACGTTCTCATAAATGCTCTGTCGGAATTTGTCAATATTGGAAGAAGCATATTAAAAGAGGCCGAGGATGAATGCAGCAAAG GACTTCCACAAGAAAAGGTCTCACAGACAATTACCTCCATGTTTGGTTTAAGCGTAGCAGCTGCTGGCTTTTTTAACAG CTTGTCGGTGAAGAATAGGACTGAAGCTGAGGAGCTGTGGAAGACTGCTTACCA CCAAGCTGAAGTACGGGACATGGTTGAAGACTTGTTGCAGCTTGAG GTAGAATGGGACACCTTCATTCAGCGCCAGGACACAAAGCAGCAGACGACTGACATGCTGCTGGGGCAGGGCCCAAGGGCCGGAAATTTGCCGGAGGACATGGTCTTCATTAATGCCAGGACAGGGGG GACCGTGAATCTAGCCCAGTACTTGGGGAAGGGCGAGAACCTGCTCCTATTTCTGCTCAGACACTTGGCCTGACTACCATGACGAGACCACCTGACTGAGCTGGAAACCAATCAG GGTCTCCTAGATGCTCAGTCAGTGCGGGTGCTGGTGGTCTCGTTTGATTGTCTAGAGGCGGGTCAGTTTTGGCTGCAGGACACAGGCTGCAAATATGACATGCTGCTGGACCCAGAGAGGAAG gtGTACACTGCATTTGGCCTTGGCACGTCTTACATCAAAGTTTACAACTTCAACAACTTGCTGAAGTATGCAGAGTTCATTGTGTTGAGCCGACAGTTTCCTGAAAGACCAAGCGTTTGCAGCAGCGACATCTATCAG ttgGGTGGTGACTTCGTCCTGGATGAGGGTGGGAGAGTTATCTATTCCCACCCTAGCCGGGGTCCATTGGAGAGGCCTGCGGTAGCGGAGATACTGGCAAGCATTGCAGAAGGACCCCGCCACTCAGGCTCGCAGCTTGAGTAA
- the selenol gene encoding selenoprotein L isoform X2, protein MQQSLSVKNRTEAEELWKTAYHQAEVRDMVEDLLQLEVEWDTFIQRQDTKQQTTDMLLGQGPRAGNLPEDMVFINARTGGTVNLAQYLGKGENLLLFLLRHLAULPURDHLTELETNQGLLDAQSVRVLVVSFDCLEAGQFWLQDTGCKYDMLLDPERKVYTAFGLGTSYIKVYNFNNLLKYAEFIVLSRQFPERPSVCSSDIYQLGGDFVLDEGGRVIYSHPSRGPLERPAVAEILASIAEGPRHSGSQLE, encoded by the exons ATGCAGCAAAG CTTGTCGGTGAAGAATAGGACTGAAGCTGAGGAGCTGTGGAAGACTGCTTACCA CCAAGCTGAAGTACGGGACATGGTTGAAGACTTGTTGCAGCTTGAG GTAGAATGGGACACCTTCATTCAGCGCCAGGACACAAAGCAGCAGACGACTGACATGCTGCTGGGGCAGGGCCCAAGGGCCGGAAATTTGCCGGAGGACATGGTCTTCATTAATGCCAGGACAGGGGG GACCGTGAATCTAGCCCAGTACTTGGGGAAGGGCGAGAACCTGCTCCTATTTCTGCTCAGACACTTGGCCTGACTACCATGACGAGACCACCTGACTGAGCTGGAAACCAATCAG GGTCTCCTAGATGCTCAGTCAGTGCGGGTGCTGGTGGTCTCGTTTGATTGTCTAGAGGCGGGTCAGTTTTGGCTGCAGGACACAGGCTGCAAATATGACATGCTGCTGGACCCAGAGAGGAAG gtGTACACTGCATTTGGCCTTGGCACGTCTTACATCAAAGTTTACAACTTCAACAACTTGCTGAAGTATGCAGAGTTCATTGTGTTGAGCCGACAGTTTCCTGAAAGACCAAGCGTTTGCAGCAGCGACATCTATCAG ttgGGTGGTGACTTCGTCCTGGATGAGGGTGGGAGAGTTATCTATTCCCACCCTAGCCGGGGTCCATTGGAGAGGCCTGCGGTAGCGGAGATACTGGCAAGCATTGCAGAAGGACCCCGCCACTCAGGCTCGCAGCTTGAGTAA